From a region of the Pseudanabaena sp. ABRG5-3 genome:
- a CDS encoding DUF433 domain-containing protein translates to MLALSYPHIEKSDNQPARLQRLPRIRVAQIVMDYLAYGWSVEEICRQHLYLTPAEAHAAMGYYFEHQKEIDQEIKEEWEQVQGSGSQSARSPFYIRMKAQGVL, encoded by the coding sequence ATGTTAGCCCTAAGTTATCCACATATCGAAAAAAGCGACAACCAACCCGCCAGACTGCAACGCTTACCACGCATTCGAGTAGCGCAAATCGTCATGGATTATCTCGCCTATGGCTGGTCAGTCGAAGAAATATGTCGTCAACACCTTTACCTAACACCCGCAGAAGCCCATGCCGCAATGGGTTACTACTTCGAGCACCAAAAAGAAATTGACCAAGAAATCAAAGAAGAATGGGAGCAAGTTCAAGGAAGTGGTAGCCAATCTGCGCGATCGCCTTTTTATATCAGGATGAAAGCGCAAGGAGTTCTGTAA
- a CDS encoding IS4 family transposase: MKEINLFREKLHEHLQWNGARLAFVSMFLIALMRVKTVNLTEIATGFSGKAKVESHYKRLQRFFREFEVDYESIALMVVKVMKIPEPWVISIDRTDWKFGKMVFNVLTLGVVHHGIAFPLVWMMLDKKGNSNTRERCELCNRFLEIFGDGKIDFLTADREFVGEEWFDYLLCDPSTRFRIRIRKNTLLDDGQKQLRADVCFQDLQVGQSKVLSKPRLVWQHWLYIAAMRLDDGDLLIVATAHDHNRAIADYAKRWAIETLFGCFKSRGFCLEATHIQHPERLSKLIALLTLALCWAFSSGLWLAQINPLKPKKHGRLPKSIFRLGFDFLRHFIFDLHLNSQAFFNSIKFLSCT; the protein is encoded by the coding sequence GTGAAAGAGATTAACCTATTTCGCGAAAAGTTGCATGAGCATCTGCAATGGAATGGAGCAAGACTAGCATTTGTATCGATGTTCTTGATTGCACTAATGCGAGTAAAGACAGTAAACCTAACCGAAATCGCTACAGGATTTAGTGGTAAAGCCAAAGTCGAATCGCACTATAAGCGGTTACAGAGATTTTTTCGAGAGTTTGAAGTGGACTATGAAAGCATCGCTTTAATGGTCGTCAAAGTGATGAAAATACCCGAACCATGGGTAATTTCCATCGACCGCACCGATTGGAAATTCGGCAAGATGGTGTTTAATGTGCTGACCTTGGGAGTAGTGCATCACGGTATCGCCTTCCCGTTGGTATGGATGATGCTGGACAAAAAAGGTAACTCGAACACCCGTGAACGATGTGAATTGTGTAATCGATTTCTGGAAATATTTGGAGACGGCAAAATCGACTTTTTGACCGCAGACCGTGAATTTGTGGGGGAAGAATGGTTTGATTACTTGCTTTGTGACCCATCTACCCGTTTTCGTATCCGTATTCGCAAAAACACCTTGCTTGATGATGGGCAGAAACAACTACGGGCTGATGTTTGTTTCCAAGATCTCCAAGTTGGTCAATCAAAAGTATTGTCCAAGCCCAGACTAGTTTGGCAACATTGGCTTTATATTGCGGCTATGCGTCTTGATGATGGTGATTTGTTAATTGTTGCCACTGCTCATGACCATAATAGGGCTATTGCTGACTATGCTAAGCGTTGGGCGATTGAGACTTTATTTGGGTGTTTTAAATCTCGTGGCTTTTGTTTGGAGGCTACTCACATTCAACACCCTGAACGCCTTTCTAAACTTATTGCTTTACTAACTCTGGCTTTATGTTGGGCTTTTTCTTCTGGGCTTTGGCTTGCTCAAATCAATCCCCTCAAACCTAAAAAACATGGTCGCTTACCTAAAAGTATTTTTCGTCTTGGTTTTGATTTCCTGCGTCACTTCATCTTTGACTTACATCTCAATTCCCAAGCCTTCTTTAACTCCATTAAATTTTTGTCCTGTACTTAG
- a CDS encoding macro domain-containing protein: MVSNIYFKILKKVGFKRLRDSFISNFGLFWLFTEPGALFFPEKLNFGWIGYLWLAVIAMVFAFIQRFPRRSVCRALSSPDSEIEIKIGDLFEQQGHLVIGLNDVFDTELGEIIKPSSVQGQFLTKIYSSDRLKLDADIENALQIYNYPRNEEVNKKLGKTWRYPIGTTITLGSHDNRYFLTAYGYMSNDMTVQSNSDYIWQSLSKLWQEVRLKGHSIDVSIPIIGADLARTGLPRMALAKLIITSFVIASKEKFITRKLTVMIYPKDLSTGQKVAKVERKGFYKR, encoded by the coding sequence ATGGTAAGCAATATTTATTTTAAAATCCTTAAAAAAGTTGGTTTCAAACGATTAAGAGATTCATTCATTAGTAACTTTGGTCTTTTTTGGCTATTCACTGAACCAGGCGCACTTTTTTTCCCAGAAAAACTCAATTTTGGATGGATTGGATATCTATGGTTAGCAGTTATCGCTATGGTATTTGCTTTTATTCAAAGATTTCCACGTAGATCAGTTTGTAGAGCCTTATCCTCTCCCGATTCAGAAATAGAAATTAAAATAGGTGATCTTTTTGAGCAACAAGGACATCTAGTTATTGGATTAAATGATGTTTTTGACACAGAGTTAGGCGAAATTATCAAGCCATCTAGCGTTCAAGGGCAATTTTTAACCAAAATCTATAGTAGCGATCGCTTAAAACTTGATGCGGACATAGAAAATGCTCTGCAAATCTATAACTATCCACGTAATGAAGAAGTAAATAAAAAATTAGGAAAAACTTGGAGATACCCTATTGGGACGACAATTACTTTAGGCTCACATGACAACCGCTATTTTCTGACGGCTTATGGCTACATGAGTAATGACATGACTGTTCAATCTAACTCAGACTACATTTGGCAATCACTTAGTAAACTTTGGCAAGAAGTCCGATTAAAAGGTCATAGCATTGATGTTTCTATCCCAATTATAGGAGCCGATCTAGCTCGTACTGGTCTTCCGAGAATGGCACTAGCAAAGTTAATCATTACCTCATTTGTTATTGCTTCTAAGGAGAAATTTATCACTAGAAAACTTACAGTTATGATTTATCCCAAAGATCTTAGTACAGGACAAAAAGTTGCAAAAGTAGAGAGGAAGGGGTTTTATAAAAGATAA
- a CDS encoding bifunctional metallophosphatase/5'-nucleotidase yields the protein MKAKNSLKAIANYLQLKPQMRRSFQLFVAFVITFVIVVSPALLNVVAQESRFSLRILHTNDHHAHLEPVKYGDRLLGGIARRRTLIDQIRAENKTNQEPLLLLDAGDIFQGTLYFNQYLGQADLDFYNALAYDAGTIGNHEFDRGQQVLADFIAKAKFPIISANLDIAPESPLYSKVRPWHVLNVKGEKIGVFGLTTPDTAILANVGDGVKFTDPIAAARNSVRDLKQQGINKIVALTHIGFENDVLLAQKVPDIDIIIGGHSHTSVGNIPNANHPYPLVEKNGTKEPVLVVTDWEWGKYLGDLSVSFDRTGKLIAWAGKPHVLDASIRPNQEFADKLKAYAAPIEALRQKIIGKSLVALDGDRVKLRTSETALGNLIADAILAKTKGDRVQVALINAGGIRNGFPLGNITMGNVLEALPFGNTITRVELTGEQLKEVLESGVSMAEQEEGRFPQVAGIRFIWDAKLPAGKRVTKVEVKDASGTFQLLNPNAIYKVATNNFLASGGDGYRVFAEGKNLLETGYLLSDAIAEYISANSPLQVKTENRIVRQ from the coding sequence GTGAAAGCGAAGAATAGTTTAAAAGCGATCGCCAATTATTTACAACTGAAACCGCAGATGAGGCGATCTTTTCAGCTATTCGTAGCTTTCGTGATTACCTTTGTGATCGTCGTTTCTCCTGCATTGTTAAATGTCGTTGCACAGGAGAGCCGCTTCTCACTCAGGATTTTGCATACCAACGATCATCACGCGCATTTGGAACCTGTCAAATATGGCGATCGCCTGTTGGGGGGAATCGCCCGTCGTCGTACTCTCATCGATCAAATCCGTGCGGAAAATAAAACTAATCAAGAGCCTTTACTGTTATTGGATGCAGGGGATATCTTTCAAGGCACGCTCTATTTCAATCAATATCTCGGACAGGCAGATCTCGATTTTTACAATGCCCTTGCCTACGATGCAGGAACCATCGGCAATCATGAATTCGATCGCGGTCAGCAAGTCCTCGCCGACTTCATCGCCAAAGCCAAATTTCCCATCATTTCTGCCAATCTAGACATCGCACCCGAATCGCCTCTCTATAGCAAAGTTCGTCCTTGGCATGTTCTCAACGTGAAAGGAGAAAAGATTGGGGTGTTTGGCTTAACAACTCCCGACACGGCAATATTAGCGAATGTTGGTGATGGAGTGAAGTTTACTGACCCGATTGCGGCGGCGCGTAACTCAGTCCGTGACCTCAAACAACAGGGAATTAATAAAATTGTAGCGCTAACTCACATTGGCTTTGAGAATGATGTGCTACTGGCGCAAAAAGTCCCCGATATCGATATCATCATCGGTGGTCATAGCCATACATCTGTCGGCAATATTCCTAACGCTAATCATCCCTATCCATTGGTTGAGAAGAATGGAACTAAAGAACCTGTGTTAGTAGTAACAGATTGGGAATGGGGTAAATATTTAGGGGATCTATCGGTGAGTTTCGATCGCACAGGTAAGTTAATTGCTTGGGCAGGTAAACCCCATGTGCTTGATGCAAGTATCAGACCCAATCAAGAATTTGCGGATAAACTCAAAGCCTATGCAGCACCAATTGAAGCATTGCGCCAAAAGATTATCGGTAAATCTTTGGTAGCGCTAGATGGCGATCGCGTCAAACTACGCACTAGCGAAACTGCTTTAGGCAACTTAATTGCCGATGCGATCTTGGCAAAGACCAAAGGCGATCGCGTTCAAGTAGCTCTAATTAATGCGGGAGGCATTCGCAACGGGTTCCCGCTAGGCAATATCACCATGGGCAATGTGCTAGAAGCACTTCCCTTTGGTAATACGATTACGCGGGTGGAGTTAACTGGCGAGCAGTTAAAGGAAGTCCTAGAGAGTGGTGTGAGTATGGCAGAGCAGGAGGAAGGCAGATTTCCTCAAGTGGCAGGAATTCGCTTTATTTGGGATGCAAAACTTCCCGCAGGTAAGCGCGTTACGAAGGTAGAAGTAAAAGATGCTTCAGGTACATTCCAATTGTTAAATCCCAATGCAATTTATAAGGTAGCCACAAATAACTTCCTTGCTTCTGGAGGTGATGGTTATCGCGTTTTTGCAGAAGGTAAAAATCTATTGGAAACTGGTTATTTGCTATCGGATGCGATCGCTGAATATATCAGTGCTAACTCACCCTTGCAGGTAAAGACCGAGAATCGTATTGTGCGTCAGTAG
- a CDS encoding Uma2 family endonuclease, whose amino-acid sequence MVIAQAKPIAKNISPESEASDGKVRMTLEEYREIAETSEERYEYCNGEIITISGGTATHSAIASNLLIYLGFLLRDTDFRLYNSDLRVWIPEYNCGTYTDLMVVNGEPEFNRERTDEILNPLLIIEVLSPSTEGYDRGDKFRKYRSIPSFCEYLLVSQSEPYVEQYHQLDRQNSNDRWQLQICDRLEQTIHLQSLNLELPMSEIYRRIKF is encoded by the coding sequence ATGGTCATTGCTCAAGCTAAGCCGATCGCAAAAAATATATCTCCAGAATCTGAAGCTTCAGATGGTAAAGTTCGCATGACCCTAGAGGAATATCGAGAGATCGCCGAAACATCTGAGGAACGTTATGAATATTGCAATGGAGAAATTATTACCATATCTGGAGGAACAGCAACTCATAGCGCGATCGCTAGTAATCTGCTGATTTACTTAGGATTTTTGCTTAGAGATACAGATTTTCGTTTATACAACAGTGATTTGCGAGTATGGATTCCTGAGTATAACTGCGGTACTTACACTGATCTGATGGTTGTTAATGGCGAACCCGAATTTAATAGAGAGCGCACTGACGAAATTCTAAATCCCTTATTGATTATAGAAGTTCTATCTCCCTCAACCGAAGGCTACGATCGCGGCGACAAGTTTAGAAAATATCGCTCTATTCCTAGCTTTTGTGAATATTTGCTCGTTAGTCAATCAGAACCCTATGTGGAGCAATATCACCAACTGGATCGCCAAAATAGTAACGATCGCTGGCAATTACAAATATGCGATCGCTTAGAGCAGACTATTCATTTACAGAGCTTAAACTTAGAACTACCAATGTCAGAAATTTATCGGCGGATTAAATTTTAA
- a CDS encoding LL-diaminopimelate aminotransferase yields MATVNDNYLKLKAGYLFPEIARRVNAFIEANPDAKVIRLGIGDVTEPLPQACRDAMIKAVEDMGDRSSFKGYGPEQGYAWLREKIAANDFQARGCDIDASEIFISDGSKCDCGNILDIFGDDNIIAVTDPVYPVYVDTNVMAGHTGDINEKGEYEGLVYLPVTAENNFTAEIPTQKVDLIYLCFPNNPTGATATKEHLQAWVDYARANGSIIFFDAAYEAFITDPSLPHSIYEIEGAKECAIEFRSFSKNAGFTGTRCALTVVPKNLIGKAKDGSNVELWKLWNRRQSTKFNGVSYIVQRGAEAVYSEEGKAQTRALIDFYMENAKIIREKLTEAGLAVYGGENAPYVWVKTPAGLTSWDFFDKLLQTCNVVGTPGSGFGAAGEGYFRISAFNSRDNVNEAMRRILDKFK; encoded by the coding sequence ATGGCTACCGTTAACGACAACTATCTCAAACTCAAGGCAGGCTACCTGTTTCCCGAAATCGCAAGACGGGTAAACGCCTTTATCGAGGCAAATCCTGACGCAAAAGTGATCCGCCTTGGCATTGGCGATGTCACCGAACCCTTGCCCCAAGCCTGTCGTGATGCCATGATCAAAGCGGTTGAAGATATGGGCGATCGCAGTTCCTTTAAGGGCTATGGCCCCGAACAAGGCTACGCATGGTTGCGTGAAAAGATTGCAGCAAATGATTTTCAGGCGAGAGGCTGTGATATTGACGCTTCCGAGATTTTTATTTCCGATGGCTCTAAGTGTGACTGCGGCAACATTCTCGATATTTTTGGCGATGACAATATCATTGCCGTCACCGATCCTGTCTATCCCGTCTATGTCGATACCAACGTCATGGCAGGTCACACTGGCGACATCAACGAAAAAGGCGAATACGAAGGCTTAGTTTATTTGCCTGTAACTGCGGAAAATAATTTCACCGCCGAGATTCCCACTCAAAAGGTCGATCTGATTTATCTCTGCTTCCCCAACAATCCCACAGGTGCAACTGCCACTAAGGAACATTTGCAAGCATGGGTAGATTATGCACGGGCTAATGGTTCGATTATCTTCTTTGATGCCGCCTACGAAGCCTTTATCACCGATCCTAGCCTTCCCCACTCGATCTATGAAATTGAAGGCGCAAAGGAATGTGCGATCGAGTTCCGTTCCTTCTCGAAGAATGCTGGATTTACAGGTACTCGTTGCGCGTTAACCGTAGTTCCTAAGAACTTGATTGGCAAGGCAAAGGATGGTTCTAACGTAGAGCTATGGAAGCTCTGGAATCGTCGTCAATCCACTAAGTTCAATGGTGTTTCCTACATCGTCCAACGTGGTGCGGAAGCTGTCTATTCGGAAGAAGGAAAAGCACAAACTAGAGCCTTGATTGACTTCTACATGGAAAATGCCAAGATTATCCGTGAGAAGTTGACCGAAGCAGGTTTAGCTGTTTATGGTGGCGAGAACGCTCCCTATGTATGGGTGAAGACTCCCGCAGGGCTAACCAGTTGGGATTTCTTTGATAAGCTCTTGCAAACCTGTAATGTGGTGGGAACCCCCGGTTCGGGTTTTGGTGCAGCAGGTGAAGGTTACTTCCGTATCTCGGCGTTCAACAGTCGCGATAACGTGAATGAAGCCATGCGTCGCATTCTCGACAAGTTCAAATAA